Proteins encoded by one window of Porphyrobacter sp. YT40:
- a CDS encoding N-formylglutamate amidohydrolase, translated as MSTEAFRQLGTPTPGGIVCTADHASNHVPADIDLGIPDRLLQEHIALDIGTEAIAELLAREHGIPAHIAAVSRLVCDFNREETAPGLVPETSDGHPIPGNVGADREGRLDRFHRPYHTDLAEWLATSEPALILSLHSFTPHLASRDEPRPWQVGVLYNADDRAARIAIPLLEAEGLNVGDNLPYSGRDLNYTMNRHAETHSRPYLGIELRQDLTRTRADHTRWAALLAKIAQRVASALA; from the coding sequence GTGAGTACAGAAGCTTTCCGCCAACTCGGCACGCCGACCCCCGGCGGCATCGTCTGCACCGCTGACCACGCCTCGAATCACGTCCCCGCAGACATCGACCTCGGCATCCCCGATCGCCTGCTGCAAGAACACATCGCCCTCGATATCGGCACCGAAGCCATCGCCGAACTCCTCGCGCGGGAACACGGCATCCCCGCCCACATCGCCGCCGTCAGCCGCCTCGTGTGCGACTTCAATCGCGAGGAGACTGCCCCCGGCCTTGTCCCCGAGACCAGCGACGGCCATCCGATCCCCGGCAATGTCGGCGCGGACAGGGAAGGGCGCCTCGACCGCTTCCACCGCCCCTATCACACCGATCTCGCCGAATGGCTGGCCACCAGCGAACCGGCGCTGATCCTCTCGCTCCATAGCTTCACCCCGCACCTCGCCAGCCGTGACGAGCCGCGTCCGTGGCAGGTGGGCGTGCTCTACAATGCCGATGACCGCGCCGCCCGGATCGCCATCCCGCTGCTCGAAGCCGAGGGGCTGAATGTCGGCGACAACCTCCCCTATTCGGGGCGCGATCTCAATTACACGATGAACCGCCATGCCGAGACGCACAGCCGGCCCTATCTCGGCATCGAGCTTCGGCAGGATCTCACCCGAACCCGCGCAGACCACACGCGCTGGGCCGCGCTCTTGGCAAAAATTGCGCAGAGGGTTGCGTCGGCGCTCGCCTGA